One Avibacterium avium genomic window carries:
- a CDS encoding YadA-like family protein, producing MNNDLFKADFKRDAKHAMSSIEISQHILSYKNLKKLNRALAAILPTTLPILFGAVSLSANATINDTSTTSTIAIAPEEKTATASGDSAIAIGESASSAGDKAVAVGKNANAAEEYTIAVGSGAAAKKIDAVAIGRSSADNTGAVAIGKASTSGGGIGGIAIGYGALAPIYRDGETEKLVAFGRTGDKYTGGIAIGTETHARVGTIDIGNRDYRGEMGDFSTDKSRVDILSAVGATTVGDNSFNSGQLAVINGAYSSITRAPLKSTGGWVDFFTRLQNKADNAQHSTQGFGATILGSLNSIESSTDRHYVDGMASSIVGVANRSQKSNGALIFGAGNEITNSYLAISMPDGLSEGILGTSSIDTVKKMADKFRGLATTDSSGSVSVIGGGNKANYALFSQVSGVRNKLIGSGVDSVNNVRANSAETYPGFSAFSAISGYENIATNVSHTNIMGSHNEVTNATENIVMGNHNKVIGENTDQSQAKRNVLLGFQDKDADKIGKNISNNQLIGSDITVKEGTKNGVLIGDQAEIAASNVDNTTALDGAVAMGAKSVANRQAIDSASVDTSTDQIPENDAAKTNKVYALKAASDADKAAVKKTVKGNLAAVSVGNANNTRQIINVAAGSADTDAVNVAQLRSVATHYYHVNTTGNPNYNNDGATGKNSMAAGKVTASGENSLAVGIGAAAKNINSISIGKTNIYGDNAIGLGSGYAAAKNAIVIGNGAVSDNMGPLSEEGIAIGTNAKSLDSYSTQPRTILGFTIPSMKPNALPNGVGGIAIGANTYANQGTIDIGMKKATGPHPAAPSKTIVGSEGRGANRRAVTSVGTESYAAAHFSSIFGSYSSITSDVDVTYSGLPTQGFASSITGTLNTIKANSPSTQPAAAFDGMANAINGTANVIEHSNGALIMGAGNKISNSLLPVSISGLNYSMASDPEAFNKKLNTPDSNGVKPALASVGIFGGANEVDNSHYVNVSGVDNQLKGAEDVTSSEFVSIDGYMNRATNVKHLSEQGSHNEVTNAEENIVMGNYNKVLGDNVDRSDAKRNVMLGFQDKDADKIGKNLKHSQVIGSNVTVAENTSNGVLIGDDSHISSSDAIAIGHTAQALANKAISIGTGNVVTGEGSGAIGDPSTVSGTGSYSIGNNNTVATNNSFVLGSNVSQTIENSVALGKDSAMTAGSAVGTAVKATDGTDGETTTAGDKGTVETATVNGVPYGGFAGATADGVVSVGSAGKERRVQNVAAGEISETSTDAINGSQLYLVAKGLNDQMPVVYTKADGTKVYKKPDGTFVDESGTAVQPTDVIASMNNGKNSTTTPMELTNIAGNLAGAKTNTTAPVTSGTAPAAEDVKLNNAATVGDVLNAGWNLQGNGQAVDFVKPYDTVNFVDGANTTVSVTTADNLTNEIRVNVTNLPISYTNEAGDILVKVGDKFYKANDVVDGKPKDDAASQTAAGTTLVDSTGAAAPQTLNNVQSAINPDSSKTGDAFTTALNEAGTNSPNKAVNVSDLKNATTTIIAKGTVYSGDVAEDNDNAFTRALGEETKVIGGVTDKANLSDNNIGVVSNGTDTLTVKLAKDLKDLSSATFGTDDKDQTVINKDGITVKGDTSDVSLTNAGLDNGGNKIVNVAPGTADTDAVNVSQLNAVKTDVSNIRTDVNFVKSDLVNVKGDVNNVKADVNNVKADVTGVRTELNDVRNDVNTVKTDVNNVKIDMNNVKNDVTNVKNDMNTVKTDVAGVKTDVTNVKNDMNTMKVDMTNVKNDVNNVKGDVTTIKTDVTNIKTDVAGVKTDVTNVKNDMTTVKTDVAGMKTDVTNVKNDMNTMKVDMTNVKNDVNNVKGDVTNIKTDVAGVKTDMNNVKTDVNNIKTDVNNVKGDVTNVKNQVESITHTTWNLSANDKDKVNIGTADTVNFENTDNNIKIVKSKKENNKVDVDMTLNDTVNIKEKVNVGGTTGASINKDGLTTNGGKGPSVTTVGVNAGNQVITNVAAGVAPTDAVNVSQLDSVRNQLNNVINTNWSMSVNDESPETVARTDTVNFNNSDNNIKLVKTRNGNKINVDMKLNDTVRIGGQNGTVINNHGIMTNGGNGPSITTSGVNAGNKRITNVAAGVAPTDAVNVSQLNGVKRQIDDVDKSARAGIAGALATANLYQAYLPGHSMVSVGVGTFRGQNAIAIGASRLSDNGHIGVKLSGMTTSQGDVGGAMTVGYQW from the coding sequence ATGAACAATGATCTATTTAAGGCCGATTTCAAGCGTGATGCAAAACACGCGATGAGTAGTATTGAAATTAGCCAACATATCCTTTCTTATAAAAACTTGAAAAAATTAAACCGCGCTTTAGCCGCGATCCTACCAACCACCTTACCAATTCTCTTTGGCGCAGTATCGCTTAGTGCAAATGCTACGATAAACGATACTTCAACCACATCAACAATAGCTATTGCCCCAGAAGAAAAAACAGCAACAGCCTCTGGAGATAGTGCAATTGCAATCGGTGAAAGCGCAAGTTCTGCGGGAGATAAAGCGGTTGCTGTGGGTAAAAATGCGAATGCCGCCGAAGAATACACTATTGCGGTGGGTAGTGGCGCAGCAGCGAAAAAAATCGATGCGGTTGCGATTGGAAGATCTAGTGCAGACAATACCGGAGCAGTGGCTATTGGCAAAGCAAGTACTAGCGGTGGTGGCATTGGTGGTATTGCCATCGGCTATGGTGCCTTAGCACCTATCTATCGTGATGGAGAAACAGAGAAACTTGTTGCTTTTGGACGTACAGGCGATAAATATACTGGTGGAATCGCCATTGGTACAGAAACTCACGCTCGTGTAGGCACTATTGATATTGGTAACCGTGATTATCGTGGCGAAATGGGCGATTTCAGCACAGATAAAAGCCGTGTAGATATTCTAAGTGCAGTAGGTGCAACTACCGTAGGGGATAATTCCTTTAACAGTGGGCAACTTGCGGTTATCAACGGGGCATATTCCTCTATCACAAGAGCGCCATTAAAATCTACGGGCGGCTGGGTTGATTTCTTTACCCGTTTACAAAATAAAGCAGATAATGCCCAACACTCCACCCAAGGATTTGGGGCTACTATATTAGGTTCACTTAACTCTATTGAGTCTTCTACAGATCGACATTATGTAGATGGTATGGCAAGTAGTATTGTGGGGGTAGCTAACCGTTCTCAAAAATCAAATGGTGCCCTTATCTTTGGTGCTGGAAATGAAATTACTAATTCCTATTTAGCAATCAGTATGCCTGACGGTTTATCAGAAGGTATTCTGGGAACTAGTTCAATTGATACCGTCAAAAAAATGGCTGATAAATTCCGAGGCTTGGCAACAACTGATAGCTCAGGTTCTGTTTCTGTAATTGGTGGCGGTAATAAGGCAAATTACGCGTTATTTTCTCAAGTATCAGGTGTTCGCAATAAATTAATCGGTTCTGGTGTTGATAGCGTAAATAATGTGCGCGCTAATAGTGCCGAAACTTATCCTGGATTTAGTGCATTTTCCGCTATATCAGGTTATGAAAATATTGCAACAAATGTATCACATACCAATATTATGGGATCTCATAACGAAGTAACTAATGCAACTGAAAATATCGTAATGGGTAACCATAATAAAGTAATCGGTGAAAATACCGATCAATCTCAAGCAAAACGCAATGTATTGCTCGGTTTCCAAGACAAAGATGCTGATAAAATCGGTAAAAACATTTCCAACAACCAATTAATCGGTTCAGATATTACGGTTAAAGAAGGCACGAAAAATGGTGTTCTTATTGGTGATCAAGCGGAAATTGCCGCTTCTAATGTAGATAATACAACAGCATTAGATGGTGCGGTAGCAATGGGGGCAAAATCCGTAGCTAATCGTCAAGCAATTGATTCTGCATCAGTAGATACATCTACGGATCAAATTCCTGAAAATGATGCAGCTAAAACAAATAAAGTTTATGCTTTAAAAGCTGCATCAGATGCTGATAAAGCTGCTGTTAAGAAAACAGTAAAAGGTAATTTAGCGGCGGTTTCTGTGGGTAATGCCAACAATACTCGTCAAATTATCAATGTAGCCGCTGGTTCTGCTGACACGGACGCGGTAAACGTGGCACAATTAAGAAGTGTGGCAACCCACTACTACCATGTAAATACCACAGGCAACCCTAACTACAACAATGATGGTGCAACAGGCAAAAATTCGATGGCGGCAGGTAAAGTAACCGCCAGCGGTGAAAATTCATTGGCTGTAGGTATCGGCGCAGCTGCGAAAAATATCAATTCAATTTCAATTGGTAAAACCAATATTTATGGCGATAATGCTATTGGCTTAGGTTCTGGCTATGCCGCAGCCAAAAATGCTATTGTTATAGGTAATGGTGCAGTAAGTGATAATATGGGTCCACTCTCTGAAGAAGGTATCGCAATTGGTACCAATGCGAAATCATTGGATTCGTATTCTACTCAACCTAGAACCATCCTTGGATTTACAATTCCATCTATGAAACCCAATGCCCTACCAAATGGCGTAGGCGGTATTGCGATTGGGGCAAATACTTATGCCAATCAAGGTACAATTGATATTGGCATGAAAAAAGCAACAGGGCCTCACCCAGCAGCACCAAGCAAAACTATTGTTGGTAGTGAAGGACGTGGCGCAAACCGCCGTGCGGTGACTTCGGTGGGTACAGAATCTTATGCAGCCGCACACTTCTCTAGCATTTTCGGTTCATACTCATCAATCACTTCAGATGTAGACGTGACATATTCTGGCTTGCCAACCCAAGGTTTTGCTTCAAGCATTACGGGTACGCTCAATACCATCAAAGCAAACAGCCCATCAACTCAGCCAGCAGCTGCGTTTGATGGTATGGCTAATGCGATTAATGGTACTGCCAACGTGATTGAGCACAGTAATGGTGCGTTGATTATGGGTGCGGGTAATAAAATTTCTAATTCATTATTACCTGTTTCGATCTCTGGCTTAAATTATTCAATGGCATCAGACCCTGAAGCATTTAATAAAAAATTAAATACGCCAGACAGCAATGGTGTGAAACCAGCATTGGCTTCTGTGGGTATCTTTGGTGGTGCGAATGAAGTGGATAATTCTCACTATGTGAATGTTAGCGGTGTGGATAACCAGTTGAAAGGCGCAGAAGATGTCACATCAAGCGAATTTGTTTCGATTGATGGTTATATGAACAGAGCAACCAATGTGAAGCATTTGAGCGAGCAAGGTAGCCACAATGAAGTAACCAACGCTGAAGAAAATATTGTAATGGGTAATTACAATAAAGTGCTTGGTGATAATGTTGATCGTAGCGATGCCAAACGTAATGTTATGTTAGGCTTCCAAGATAAAGATGCTGATAAAATCGGCAAAAATCTGAAACATAGCCAAGTTATCGGCTCAAATGTAACAGTTGCAGAAAACACAAGCAACGGCGTATTGATTGGTGATGATTCACACATCAGCTCATCAGATGCAATTGCAATTGGTCATACCGCTCAAGCATTGGCAAATAAAGCAATCTCAATCGGTACAGGCAATGTGGTAACTGGTGAAGGTTCAGGTGCAATTGGTGATCCAAGCACTGTTTCAGGTACAGGCTCATATTCAATTGGTAACAATAATACTGTTGCAACCAATAATTCATTTGTATTGGGTAGCAATGTTAGCCAAACCATCGAAAACTCTGTTGCGCTAGGTAAAGACTCAGCGATGACTGCTGGTTCTGCCGTTGGCACAGCTGTTAAAGCGACAGACGGAACAGATGGCGAAACCACAACCGCAGGCGATAAAGGCACTGTAGAAACAGCAACAGTAAACGGTGTACCTTATGGTGGTTTTGCAGGTGCTACTGCTGATGGTGTTGTATCTGTCGGTTCGGCAGGCAAAGAGCGTCGTGTACAAAATGTGGCAGCGGGTGAAATTAGTGAAACATCAACTGATGCCATCAATGGCAGCCAGCTTTACCTCGTTGCTAAAGGCTTAAACGACCAAATGCCAGTGGTATACACAAAAGCAGATGGCACAAAAGTATACAAAAAACCTGATGGCACATTTGTTGATGAATCAGGTACAGCAGTACAACCTACTGACGTTATTGCATCAATGAATAATGGAAAAAACTCAACCACTACTCCAATGGAATTGACCAATATTGCAGGTAATCTTGCTGGTGCTAAAACAAACACTACTGCCCCAGTAACATCAGGCACAGCGCCAGCAGCAGAAGATGTAAAACTAAACAATGCTGCAACTGTGGGTGATGTATTGAATGCAGGTTGGAATCTACAAGGCAACGGTCAAGCAGTTGATTTTGTGAAACCATACGACACGGTAAACTTTGTTGATGGTGCCAACACCACTGTATCAGTAACAACAGCCGATAATCTCACCAACGAGATTCGTGTAAACGTAACTAACCTGCCTATCAGCTACACCAATGAAGCTGGCGACATCTTAGTTAAAGTTGGCGACAAATTCTACAAAGCCAACGATGTTGTTGATGGCAAACCTAAAGATGATGCAGCATCACAAACCGCTGCAGGCACCACTTTGGTTGACAGCACAGGCGCAGCAGCACCGCAAACGTTGAATAACGTACAATCAGCAATTAATCCTGATAGCTCAAAAACAGGCGATGCATTCACCACCGCACTGAATGAAGCGGGTACAAACTCACCGAATAAAGCGGTTAATGTCAGCGACCTAAAAAATGCAACTACTACCATTATTGCCAAAGGCACAGTATACAGTGGTGATGTAGCTGAAGATAATGATAACGCCTTTACCCGAGCATTAGGTGAAGAAACCAAAGTTATCGGCGGAGTGACAGACAAAGCCAACCTATCTGATAACAATATTGGTGTGGTATCAAACGGCACAGATACTCTTACCGTTAAACTTGCTAAAGATCTCAAAGATCTCAGTTCAGCAACATTTGGTACAGATGACAAAGACCAAACCGTGATCAACAAAGATGGAATCACCGTCAAAGGAGATACTAGCGATGTATCATTAACAAATGCAGGTTTGGACAACGGCGGTAACAAGATCGTCAATGTTGCTCCTGGCACAGCCGACACAGACGCAGTAAATGTAAGTCAGTTAAACGCAGTAAAAACTGATGTAAGCAATATCCGAACCGATGTTAATTTTGTTAAATCTGACTTAGTTAACGTGAAGGGAGATGTCAATAATGTCAAAGCTGATGTTAATAACGTTAAGGCTGATGTTACTGGCGTTAGAACTGAATTGAACGACGTAAGAAATGATGTCAACACAGTTAAAACTGATGTAAATAACGTGAAAATTGATATGAACAACGTTAAAAACGATGTTACCAATGTTAAAAACGATATGAACACAGTTAAAACAGATGTCGCTGGCGTAAAAACTGATGTAACTAATGTTAAGAACGATATGAACACCATGAAAGTTGATATGACCAATGTCAAAAATGATGTGAATAACGTGAAAGGTGATGTAACAACGATTAAAACTGATGTTACTAACATTAAAACAGATGTAGCTGGCGTAAAAACTGATGTAACTAACGTTAAAAACGATATGACAACAGTTAAAACAGATGTCGCTGGCATGAAAACTGATGTAACCAACGTTAAAAACGATATGAACACCATGAAAGTTGATATGACCAATGTCAAAAATGATGTGAATAACGTGAAAGGCGATGTTACCAACATTAAAACCGACGTTGCTGGCGTAAAAACTGATATGAATAATGTTAAGACCGATGTCAATAACATTAAAACTGATGTGAATAACGTAAAAGGTGATGTTACTAACGTTAAAAATCAAGTTGAAAGCATAACTCACACTACTTGGAATTTATCTGCTAACGATAAAGACAAAGTAAACATTGGCACGGCTGATACCGTTAATTTCGAAAATACTGATAACAATATTAAAATTGTGAAAAGTAAAAAAGAAAATAACAAAGTCGATGTCGATATGACGCTAAATGACACCGTCAACATTAAGGAAAAAGTTAATGTAGGCGGCACGACTGGCGCAAGCATTAATAAAGACGGTCTAACCACCAATGGCGGTAAGGGCCCTAGCGTTACCACTGTGGGGGTCAATGCTGGCAATCAAGTCATCACCAATGTTGCAGCAGGCGTTGCGCCAACTGATGCAGTGAATGTAAGCCAATTAGATAGCGTAAGAAATCAGCTTAACAACGTAATCAATACCAATTGGAGTATGTCTGTTAATGATGAATCGCCTGAAACTGTTGCGCGTACTGATACCGTTAATTTCAACAACTCAGATAACAACATTAAGCTTGTTAAAACAAGAAATGGCAACAAAATTAATGTTGATATGAAATTAAACGACACAGTGCGTATTGGTGGACAAAATGGCACTGTCATTAATAACCACGGCATTATGACCAACGGTGGCAATGGCCCGAGTATTACAACGTCTGGGGTGAATGCTGGCAACAAACGTATTACAAATGTGGCGGCCGGAGTTGCACCGACTGATGCAGTGAATGTAAGCCAATTAAATGGGGTGAAACGTCAAATTGATGATGTGGATAAATCAGCCCGTGCAGGTATTGCTGGTGCATTAGCGACAGCGAACCTTTACCAAGCTTATCTTCCAGGCCATTCTATGGTATCTGTTGGGGTGGGTACATTCCGCGGACAAAATGCCATTGCAATCGGGGCATCTCGCCTTTCAGATAATGGCCATATCGGTGTAAAACTTAGTGGTATGACAACCAGCCAAGGTGATGTGGGTGGTGCGATGACCGTAGGTTATCAATGGTAA
- the pth gene encoding aminoacyl-tRNA hydrolase, with the protein MSEIKLIVGLANPGDKYADTRHNAGEWVIDRLARQFNFQLKEESKFFGKTARAVIFGEEIRFLVPTTFMNLSGKAVSALANFYRIKPEEILIIHDELDLPPGVAKIKQGGGHGGHNGLRDSIAQLGNNKNFYRLRVGIGHPGDKNLVSAYVLGKPSPSDWQLIDKALDEAAACVEILIKEGITKATNRLNSFKA; encoded by the coding sequence ATGTCAGAAATTAAACTCATTGTTGGGCTGGCTAACCCCGGCGATAAATATGCCGACACGCGCCATAATGCAGGGGAATGGGTGATTGATCGCCTTGCTCGTCAATTTAATTTTCAGCTGAAAGAAGAAAGTAAATTTTTCGGTAAAACAGCAAGAGCGGTGATTTTTGGCGAAGAAATTCGTTTTCTCGTTCCTACCACCTTTATGAATTTAAGCGGTAAAGCAGTGAGTGCCTTAGCCAATTTTTACCGTATTAAACCTGAAGAAATTCTGATTATTCACGATGAGCTTGATCTCCCTCCCGGTGTTGCCAAAATTAAACAAGGGGGCGGACACGGTGGGCATAACGGTTTGCGTGATAGCATTGCTCAGTTAGGTAATAATAAAAATTTCTACCGTCTGCGCGTGGGCATTGGACACCCCGGTGATAAAAATCTGGTTTCTGCCTATGTGCTAGGCAAACCTTCGCCAAGCGATTGGCAACTGATTGACAAAGCCTTAGATGAAGCCGCGGCGTGCGTGGAAATTCTCATCAAAGAAGGCATTACAAAAGCAACAAATCGACTCAATAGCTTTAAAGCGTAA